The following is a genomic window from Bombina bombina isolate aBomBom1 chromosome 3, aBomBom1.pri, whole genome shotgun sequence.
TACTCTAGATACCATTTgtggaatagcaatgcacatgggtgagtcattcacaaggcatctatgtgtagtcaccaatccgCTACTGAGCAGTTCTAGATATGTTTCTCAGCAAAGGATATTGAGAATcaagcaaagattttttttttcctttttaaaaattgCATCCACTTTCTAaagtatgaaaatatatatatataaaaaaaaaaaaattggtttcatgtccctttaagtttgttttattttctcccactgcatcatgtgacagccaacaaaatgcatattctgtgaattttgcacatgctcagtaagagcaggTGCCTTTAGAAAATTGTGCAAATAAAGCTTGTGCACGTTTagaaaagttatttcaaattgtgtgctctgaatcatgaaaattttattttaacttgtgTCCCCTTAAAGGAAAGACTACAGGCTACCTCAGGTCTTCCctaaactgcacatgtgcaaacatttaAACCCCTCACTCTAGTTAATTATCATCAAGTGATTCATGACATAAGCTAAAAGTAGTTGCCATGTTACCTCTGATCCAGCCTGAGTAAACCTGAAAATGTTGTCAATGAAGAGCAACACATCCTGTCCCTCTTGATCTCTGAAGTATTCAGCCACAGTCAAGCCAGTCAAAGCAACACGAGCTCTGGCACCAGGGGGTTCATTCATCTGTCCATATACCAGCGCTACCTACAAAGAGTGGTTTAATATTTATCAAGCATTGGtgacaagggttttttttttccttttcattgcAGCAAAGTACAATCCATTGCAGACACAGCTAATGAAATAGCAACATTTTACAAACCTTGGATGTTGTGTCTTTCAGGTTGATAACACCAGACTCAATCATTTCATGGTACAAGTCATTTCCTTCACGTGTACGTTCTCCCACACCAGCAAATACTGAGTAACCACCATGGGCTTTGGCTACATTGTTGATCAATTCCATAATGAGTACAGTTTTGCCCACACCAGCACCACCAAAAAGTCCTAAGGTGGAAACAAGTAAACATCTTAAGTAAAAACCATACACACACTTAATCTGCAAAAATGTTATCCCATAAACTTGACTAAGTGGAAATTGTAACAATTTTAAATGCATTTCAACACAACTAATAGTATTCTAGTTTCCAACCAGTTTTCATAAAAGATTGTATGAACATTTGTTACTGACAAACTGTTATAAGATTCATGTGAATCCCAAAATGTGTCTCATGACTACACTTGTTTTCAACCCTGTTCTCAGGCCTCCAACAGTCAAGGTTTTCTTGATAGCCTTGGatgagcaggtaaaataatcatgcTTACTAATAAGCCGATTGGTTCACTTGTTTTCTAGTTCAGATATCTTCGAAAtgtggcctgaggacaggtttgaaaaccagtgagcatacaatttaaaaaaaatatataaaataaaaagtgttcaattacttctattatccaatttgcttaaatctattgatatcatttgttgaagccaATGATTAAATTCATTTATATGTGTAACCACTAATCAGCAGCATCTGCttttacctaggtatacttttcaacaaactaTACAAGAATGTAACAAATTTGATTACAGAAATAGAAAGGGTTGGTGTCCTTAAATTGACATGCTTGAAGCCCATAAATGGATATTCTTGAGAATGATTTTCATTTGTTACAATTAGACCTCATACATGGTAAAGCAAAACGGGATTCAAAATACAGTACTAGAAGGTTATACCAATTTTTCCTCCTTTGGCATATGGTGCCAGCAGATCAACCACTTTGATGCCAGTTACCAAGATCTCTTGCTCTACACTCATCTCTACAAATTCTGGAGCTTCAGCATGGATAGGTGCAACCCTGTAGAAGAGAAGAACAGTTAACACCATAAGAGATATCAGGCGCCATTGATGGCCTTCTAGAGAGCAAATAAAAGTATCTGAACGAGTTAATGTACACAAGCATcaacactggaatgcagtgaaagactTCACCATTGTGTCACCCATGAGGGAGACAGGGAATAGTCTCAATACTGAGTGAATATATACCTAGcgcctgtgtaatcctatatgctctggctgtcttgacctctagccgtcaataaggaactctaagaatacatggatgtagcctgagcgcctcaactagaagtgggctaggatgtgaataggtagtacatgTGTATTTAATAacaaatgttgacagttaaaacaattaaaacaaaaagtttaacaataaatatgcaaaggtacctatgtggaatattcaaaatagtacattaacatggatccatgtttatcaacataaaaaaaaaagactggtaAAATGTATGATGTAGAattggactctacctaagtatacgcttggaaattctacCTCATACtttttcactgaacctgggattacaaattacactcaactgataggaacaatttgtgacttctcactacaccacgTCCAAAACCCCATAGGGagcttagtgccccatttgtgtaccaaggtggtgtagtactgctttagtggtactttttccatatatagcttttatttgcaTATCATCAAGATTGTCGGTCACATTTTACCAGTCTTTTTGTAggttgataaacatggatccatgttaatgtactatttgaatagtCTCAATactatgtaaaaaaattaaaaataaagtttgcGTTTAAGTGGGCTAAACACTGTCACATAGTACTTTAACCGAGTACTACAGGTCCTGAGCAGACACCTAATCAGGAGTGCTAGTACACAGCTGGGTTATGTGACTAGAGCAGATAATGGTATGAATTAATCAGCTGCAGTTTCTGCTCAGGACATGCAGTGCTCTGAAGGTCCTGAGTAGTACTTCTCTAGGCCAGAGTTATCAAAGTCCAGCAGACACCTTAACCCCAGTTtgctctgtatttatcattgcacactacagctagtgtgcaatgccgcccctgctcacatGGATTGTCAACCTCCCTGGTCGGAAAAGAGTGAGATAAACCACATAACAGGAGGCAACGTGAGTTAGAAAGCTGTGGTCTGATGACttctgctacttaaagggatagtatgaatcatgaaagtttaaaattttgactagacagagaatgcaatattaagcaactttctaatttactcctattatcaatttatttattctcttggtatctttatttgaaagaacttaggagccagaccatttttggttcagtacctgggtagcgcttgcacaTGTAAGCCTGCAACCAGATCGTTTGATAAATTTGGCTATATAGATAGATCAACCTCAATGTACTTGACTTACACCAACAGTTTTAAGTCAAGAGTACAGCATATAATATTTGGACTATAATGGcactgagagaaaaaaaacaaaaaaaaaaaatatataaactgagaAGCCATTtataggaataataaaaaaaatatatcttactGTTTTGTAGTAATAGGTCCTCTTTCATCAATTGGTTCACCAATTACATTCATAATTCTTCCAAGAGTTTCAGGACCAACAGGAATTCTGATTGGAGTGCCAGCATCAAGAACCCTCTGGCCTCTTACCAAGCCTTCAGTACCATCCATAGCAATTGTACGAACAGTGTTCTCACCTGAAAGTGAAATTGTTAAATATGATAACTGGCACCAGGCTGGCATGCATcaaaaaaacaaacttatagtATTAAAATGAGCCTTTAATCACATACACCCTACAGATATTAAAAGGTTGCTTTAGAACATTCAGAATCAAGTCAAATTAAAAGATCAAAGTAGTAAAGAGAAAGTTGACTTAAGTTATAAGTTAAATCTTATTAGCAGGGAGATGGGAAAAAGATACACATACAGACACTTACCCAAGTGTTGAGCAACTTCAAGTACCAGTCTGGTGTCTCTTCCTTGCACTTCCAGAGCATTCAAGATGGGTGGCAGCCCCTCATCAAACTGGACATCCACAACAGCACCAATAACAGCCACAATGCGACCTGTGGCTGTGCCAGGCTTAACTGCTGCATTAGTCTGTGCTGCATAATCTCTCCctagcacaaaaaaaaataaaattacataaacagaAATTTAGTCAGAATAAGTGCAGAAATATAAATTTACTGATGTGTACACTGGACAACCACATCAAAATGCATGTGCCCATTATGTTAATATTTCAACTAAGTACTAAGATCAGTATGGTGGAAACATCAATACTCACAATATTAAGACTAAGTAAACACTTAAACATCTACTAGTAGTTTGCTCACAACCTGTGACAAATTGTAAGAGTAAAACCTGATTGCCAACTGAGCACAAACAGTAGGGAAGCTAGTTAGCACAACAGCAGCACACAAGGTGACAAAGGTAGGCTAGCTACTTGACCTTGACAATCCACGATTTCTTTCAGACTTTCTTTAAAGACGTAAGCAAGTATCACACGAGAGCCGATAAACAAGACATTCAAACAGAAGAAAATGGGGAAACCTAGACAAGTTATTGGGACCACATGATTGCGCTCCGCGCGGCCATACACCCCAATACAACCATGCACAAAGGCCTCAACACTAATCTGAGGCGAAAGCGTATTTGTGTGAGGAGATAACAAGCTTTAGATAGTGACATGACATGGGCGCTACTATTACAGAAGGAAGAAACGGCACCATCCAGGCGGGCCAAACATTGACCTAGCGGCCTTCTACAGGGAAGATTTAGTCACTCACATGTGCGCACACAGCTCACTAGGATGCAATCAGTTGATACAAAAAATAACTAGTTAACACAATGTGACAGCGGCCTATCCGCCTCTCAATGACACCACTAGGTCACAGCAACCCCAGAAACATACGCAGAATCCCAGACTACTCACGGGAATAAAGGGCAGCAGGGGAACCTCTGAGCAAGCTCTGTCCTAGTTGGACTGGGCTAGAAACTGGCTTAAGAGCCCGGAGAGCTCCGGTTGAACAACGTCCTACAGCCCCTAACATGGCGACGTCTGCAGCGGAGAGAAGCAACGCAGAGAGAGCACTCACAAGCTTCAGCTCCTGGGGCGGGTACAAGAAGGGAAGTAGGGGACACGTCACGGGGAGGACTTAAAGCAGAGATTGGGCAGTTTTGACGTCTCTCTAACTAATTAGCCGTTTTGATTAGCGGAGATTTGCTGGGGTAAGAAGTCGTAGAAATAGGGCGGGATTCATTTAGGGGCGTGTCTGTCATTCAAGGGGGTGTGGTTATGAGCCGGCTTGACCTGTGCGGTCATGTCCTTCACTGTCTGTCGGCATGCTGTTAGCAGGAAGTGAGAACATTATCGTTGGCCTCTATCCTGTGTATTAGATCCTTTTCGTTTACGctttttttattacagaaaacaTTCTCGTGAGATCAATTCGCTATTTTTTATTGTCCGTTTTTTTTCATAAATCAGATAATATGTGTCCATTTTTATTTCACTGCTTTTGGTCCAAGTTTACAGCAGCAAAACACCTGGAGGTCGGCATTGAAAAACTGCATAGTTAGTTTGTCTTTAGTAGGCCTTGCTTTATTTGTGTTCAGGCGCTAAAACACTTTGTATACCCTGACGAGTTACACAGCCAGTGAGGCATTAGAGTTATATTGGTAGACAGTCACCGGACCTGTTCCACTTGGGAGCAAGACTTTAGTGATATGTTTAAAGTGAAAAAAAGGTCAAGATAGCAAACTGCATggtgtatttcagttttaaatataaatattttgtaatatacttccatagcaaaaatgcttctagcaaaagttatgtGCGCTAGCATTCAAACATCACAGTCTCTGCAGCCATACGTATGACacgtttaaatggataggaaagtcaaaatatatcttgcaggattcagatagaacatgtaattttaagaaacttttaaattcacttctattttcaaatgtgcttcgttctgttggtatcccttgttgaatatgaatatgcacatatcctacactagtgggagcaagttgctgattggtgcctgcacccatttatcttttgtgattggctaactagatgtgttcagctagctgccagtagtgcaatgctgttccttcagcaaaggataagaagataatgaagcaaatttgataatagaagtaaattggaaatttgtttaaaactgtatgttctatcttaaccatgaaagaaaatagtgGGTTTCCTATTCCTTAAGTCTTCACTGACGTGATAAACACCACTGCCAAcattctgagcaggcatggtgtttgaaacATTATTAAGGATTATTGGAAGCATTTGTgcttatggaagtatattgcaaaaatgtttatttaaaactgaaattcacCCATACACAATTCAGTTtcgacctttatatccctttaagttctttgcAATGGTTAAATACATAGGCcaagtttccattgctgttgtaaattgTGTGAATTAATGGTAACATAAAACATTGCTACAgactttaaccccttcgtgaccagagcacttttccatttgttgaccgcctgggaccaaggctatttttgcatttctgcagtgtttgtgtttagctgtaattttcctcttactcatttactgtacccacacatattatataccgtttttcttgccataaaatggactttctaaagataccattattttcatcatatcttataatttactataaaatatgatgaaaaattggaaaaaaacactttttctgactttggcccccaaaatctgttacacatgtacaaccacaaaaaaactcctatgctgaatagtttttaaattttgtcctgagtttagaaatacccaatgtttacatgttctttgttttttttgtaagttatagggcaataagtataagtagcactttgctatttccaaaccttttttttttttttcaaaattagcgatagttacattggaacactgatatctgtcaggaatccctgaatatccattgacatgtatatatttttttttagtagacaacccaaagtattgatctaggcccattttagtatatttcatgccaccatttcaccgccaaatgcgatcaaataaaaaaagtcgttcattttttcacaaactttaggtttctcactgaaattatttacaaatagtttgtgcaattatggcacaaattgttgtaaatgattctctgggatcccctttgttcagaaatagcagacatatggctttggcgttgctttttgtcaataaggccgctaaatgccgctgtgcaccacacttgtattatacccagcagtgaaggggttaattagggagcttgcagggttaattttagctttagtgtagagatcagcatcccacctgacacatcacaccccctgatccctcccaaacggaaattctggcagtactaaaataaatggcttttaaaaaaaataataataataataatatttatgtggCTCTTGATGGGCCCCCCCCccaagcctccaacctccctgatctcccccatacagctctctaaccctcccccagctACCTATATGcctccaccttgggtactggcagctgtctgccagtacccattttgctccaaaaaaaagttgttgttttttttcaaaaaaaaattaatttttctgcagcccccccctctccccttcccaGATCTTATGATCGctatttttccccctccctcttcctctttCCCATTCACATTCATTGATGGCAGTAGTTGCTGCGCATACACGCGAGCGCCCCACGCAGGCTTCCCCGCATTCTCATGGCATTTGGCGTGCACAaagaggaaccggatgccgggtagcgatgggccacccacccaccaatgcttccacccaccaacgatgatgAATCGGCACCAACACT
Proteins encoded in this region:
- the ATP5F1B gene encoding ATP synthase subunit beta, mitochondrial, with the protein product MLGAVGRCSTGALRALKPVSSPVQLGQSLLRGSPAALYSRRDYAAQTNAAVKPGTATGRIVAVIGAVVDVQFDEGLPPILNALEVQGRDTRLVLEVAQHLGENTVRTIAMDGTEGLVRGQRVLDAGTPIRIPVGPETLGRIMNVIGEPIDERGPITTKQVAPIHAEAPEFVEMSVEQEILVTGIKVVDLLAPYAKGGKIGLFGGAGVGKTVLIMELINNVAKAHGGYSVFAGVGERTREGNDLYHEMIESGVINLKDTTSKVALVYGQMNEPPGARARVALTGLTVAEYFRDQEGQDVLLFIDNIFRFTQAGSEVSALLGRIPSAVGYQPTLATDMGTMQERITTTKKGSITSVQAIYVPADDLTDPAPATTFAHLDATTVLSRAIAELGIYPAVDPLDSTSRIMDPNIVGHEHYNVARGVQKILQDYKSLQDIIAILGMDELSEEDKLTVARARKIQRFLSQPFQVAEVFTGHLGKLVPLKETIKGFKQILEGEYDHLPEQAFYMVGPIEEAVTKAEKLAEEHS